A genomic window from Levilactobacillus yonginensis includes:
- a CDS encoding cation:proton antiporter: protein MELLKDLTLILLATTVVGHYCTRIGIPAVIGQLLVGVLVGPALLGWITLSHSLESFAEIGVIILMFIAGLESDLQLLKRYLKPSVLVALMGVLIPVIGTYLVGMFYNLGTTESLFISVIFAATSVSISVEVLKEMNALNSREGTTILGAAVVDDVLAVVILSVLVSTTGTAVGESAAQSSSLLLTTIEQIIYFAAIYFVVRWLAPYMAKIGDRLMIPMGATLMAIILCFGMAYVAELVGLSDVVGAFFAGIAISQTSARSTVDRHIEPVGYALFIPVFFVSIGLNMDFNGLGKQIGFIAVLTIVAVLTKLVGAGAGAKMAGFSLGSSTAVGAGMVSRGEMALIIAQIGYQAKLMSPVRYSAIVAAIIVATLLAPFLLRWAMDHVRRGQVDRSKVRPAE, encoded by the coding sequence GTGGAACTATTAAAAGACTTAACCTTGATTCTGTTGGCAACAACTGTGGTGGGCCACTACTGTACCCGAATTGGAATTCCGGCCGTTATTGGGCAATTACTCGTGGGGGTTCTAGTGGGACCAGCACTTTTAGGCTGGATTACCCTGTCCCATTCGTTGGAAAGCTTTGCGGAAATTGGGGTCATTATCCTGATGTTCATTGCTGGACTGGAAAGTGACCTCCAACTGCTGAAACGGTATTTGAAACCCAGTGTCCTGGTCGCGTTGATGGGAGTACTGATTCCAGTCATTGGGACTTATTTGGTCGGGATGTTCTACAATCTGGGAACCACGGAGAGTTTGTTCATCAGCGTGATTTTTGCCGCAACTTCCGTGTCAATTTCCGTCGAAGTGCTGAAGGAAATGAACGCCCTCAACAGCCGTGAAGGGACCACCATCTTGGGTGCCGCGGTGGTGGATGACGTGCTGGCCGTTGTGATTCTGAGTGTTTTGGTTAGCACGACCGGAACGGCTGTCGGCGAGAGTGCCGCCCAATCCAGCAGCCTTTTATTAACGACGATTGAACAAATCATTTACTTCGCAGCCATTTACTTTGTCGTCCGCTGGTTAGCGCCTTACATGGCAAAAATCGGCGACCGGCTGATGATTCCGATGGGTGCAACGTTAATGGCAATTATCCTGTGCTTTGGGATGGCCTACGTTGCTGAGCTGGTTGGGTTGAGCGATGTGGTGGGAGCATTCTTCGCTGGTATCGCTATTTCGCAGACTTCGGCTCGTTCTACGGTTGACCGGCACATCGAACCGGTGGGTTACGCCCTCTTTATCCCTGTCTTCTTCGTCAGTATCGGCCTGAACATGGATTTCAATGGTCTGGGCAAACAAATCGGTTTCATCGCGGTCCTGACCATTGTGGCAGTTCTGACCAAATTGGTTGGTGCTGGGGCTGGGGCCAAAATGGCTGGTTTCTCATTGGGGAGCTCCACAGCAGTTGGTGCCGGAATGGTTTCCCGGGGTGAAATGGCATTGATCATCGCACAAATCGGGTACCAGGCCAAGCTAATGTCACCGGTCCGGTATTCTGCTATCGTTGCGGCCATCATTGTTGCCACCTTATTGGCGCCGTTTCTGTTACGCTGGGCGATGGACCACGTGCGGCGTGGTCAGGTCGACCGTTCCAAGGTTCGACCCGCAGAATAG